The Arthrobacter sp. NicSoilC5 genome has a window encoding:
- a CDS encoding MoaD/ThiS family protein gives MLVRYFAAARAAAGFEEEKFQLPEGATVADLLAAIAAVERAEPPAGTPPLSRLLSRSSFLLNEVAVRDQATVLGPDDVVDVLPPFAGG, from the coding sequence ATGCTTGTACGCTATTTTGCTGCCGCGCGCGCTGCAGCCGGCTTCGAGGAAGAAAAGTTCCAGCTGCCCGAGGGCGCCACGGTAGCGGACCTGCTGGCAGCCATCGCCGCCGTGGAGCGCGCGGAGCCTCCGGCGGGCACTCCGCCGCTTTCCCGGCTTCTTTCGCGGAGCAGCTTCCTGCTCAATGAGGTGGCCGTGCGGGACCAGGCAACCGTCCTTGGCCCCGACGACGTCGTGGACGTGCTGCCGCCCTTCGCAGGGGGCTAG